A window of Citrus sinensis cultivar Valencia sweet orange chromosome 7, DVS_A1.0, whole genome shotgun sequence contains these coding sequences:
- the LOC102609551 gene encoding protein ACTIVITY OF BC1 COMPLEX KINASE 8, chloroplastic yields the protein MASCSCSSSLALPELRFLSPKAASRYHLSLSKQSLYRSFLYKNYPRCNLGRRIRVAAGKQDGSVVVEEKREPEFIKGLNDFEVNGNGSASRSDSVGSVNGGVNGYANGSLVKYVNGNGNGGVAVEVVGQVEEEEKLNKEIERKKKVEEIGKEDAWFKKSGQEKVEVSVAPGGRWSRFKTYSTIQRTLEIWGFVLTFVFRAWLNNQKFSYRGGMTEEKKVLRRKSLAKWLKESILRLGPTFIKIGQQFSTRVDILAQEYVDELSELQDQVPPFPSETAVSIVEEELGAPLDDVFERFDVEPIAAASLGQVHRARLKGEEVVVKVQRPGLKDLFDIDLKNLRVIAEYLQKIDPKSDGAKRDWVAIYDECASVLYQEIDYTQEAANAELFASNFKDMDYVKVPTIFWEYTTPQILTMEYVPGIKINRIQSLDELGVDRKRLGRYAVESYLEQILSHGFFHADPHPGNIAVDDVNGGRLIFYDFGMMGSISPNIREGLLETFYGVYEKDADKVLQAMVQMGVLVPTGDTTAVRRTAQFFLNSFEERLAAQRKEREITTQELGFKKPLSKEEKIEKKKQRLAAIGEDLLAIAADQPFRFPATFTFVVRAFSVLDGIGKGLDPRFDITEIAKPYAMELLKFREAGVEVILKDFRNRWDRQTRAFYNLFRQADRVEKLAETIQRLEQGDLKLRVRTLESERAFQRVAAVQKTVGSAVAAGSLVNLATILYLNSIRVPAILAYVSCAFFGFQVLFGIIKVKKLDQREKLITGTA from the exons ATGGcttcttgttcttgttcttcttcattGGCTTTGCCAGAACTCAGATTTTTGTCTCCTAAAGCCGCTTCGAGATACCATCTTTCACTCTCGAAACAGTCTCTTTATAGAAGTTTTTTGTATAAGAACTACCCCAGATGCAATCTTGGCCGTAGGATTAGAGTTGCTGCTGGGAAACAAGATGGGAGTGTGGTAGTTGAAGAAAAGAGGGAACCTGAGTTCATCAAAGGACTGAATGATTTTGAGGTTAATGGAAATGGCTCTGCTAGTAGGAGTGATAGTGTCGGTAGTGTTAATGGTGGTGTTAATGGGTATGCAAATGGGAGTTTGGTGAAGTATGTGAATGGGAATGGGAATGGAGGAGTTGCAGTTGAAGTAGTGGGGCAAGTTGAAGAGGAGGAAAAGTTGAATAAGGAaattgaaaggaaaaagaaggtTGAGGAGATTGGGAAAGAAGACGCTTGGTTTAAGAAAAGTGGCCAAGAGAAAGTTGAG GTTTCTGTTGCGCCGGGGGGCCGCTGGAGTAGATTCAAAACCTACTCGACGATTCAAAGGACCTTGGAAATATGGGGATTTGTTCTGACATTTGTCTTCAGAGCATGGTTGAACAATCAGAAGTTTTCTTATCGAG GAGGAATGactgaggaaaaaaaagtccTAAGGCGGAAGTCCCTTGCCAAGTGGTTGAAGGAAAGTATTTTGAGATTGGGTCCTACCTTTATCAAAATTGGCCAGCAGTTTTCTACAAGAGTAGACATTCTTGCTCAAGAATATGTGGATGAGTTGTCCGAACTTCAG GATCAAGTCCCTCCTTTCCCATCAGAGACTGCTGTATCTATAGTTGAAGAAGAACTTGGAGCTCCCCTGGATGATGTATTTGAACGTTTTGATGTTGAACCAATAGCTGCTGCTAGTCTTG GCCAAGTCCATCGAGCAAGACTGAAGGGAGAAGAAGTTGTTGTTAAAGTACAAAGGCCAGGTCTCAAAGATCTTTTTGATATTGATCTAAAAAACCTGAGG GTAATAGCTGAATATCTTCAAAAGATTGACCCAAAATCAGATGGTGCAAAGAGAGATTGGGTTGCCATATATGATGAATGTGCTAGTGTGTTATATCAG GAAATTGATTACACCCAGGAAGCTGCTAATGCTGAACTTTTTGCTAGTAATTTCAAAGACATGGATTACGTAAAAGTCCCAACGATATTTTGGGAATACACCACACCACAG ATTTTGACCATGGAGTATGTGCCGGGGATCAAAATAAACAGGATACAATCTTTAGATGAATTGGGTGTTGATCGAAAAAG GTTGGGTCGATATGCGGTTGAATCTTACTTGGAACAAATTCTTTCACATGGTTTTTTTCATGCTGACCCt CATCCTGGAAATATCGCTGTAGATGATGTAAATGGTGGAAGATTGATCTTCTATGATTTTGGTATGATGGGAAG TATTAGTCCAAACATTAGAGAAGGTCTGCTTGAAACATTTTACGGAGTTTACGAGAAGGATGCAGACAAG GTCCTTCAGGCAATGGTTCAAATGGGTGTTCTTGTCCCTACTGGAGATACAACAGCTGTCAGGCGAACAGCACAGTTCTTCCTTAACAG TTTTGAAGAGCGTCTTGCTgcacaaagaaaagaaagagaaataacgACCCAAGAACTTGGCTTTAAAAAGCCATTGAGCAAGGAGGAAAAGAttgagaaaaagaagcaaCGCCTTGCTGCAATAG GGGAAGATTTATTGGCCATTGCAGCTGATCAACCTTTCCGATTTCCAGCAACATTCACATTTGTTGTCAGAGCATTTTCAG TTTTAGATGGCATTGGGAAGGGCCTTGATCCTCGGTTTGACATCACTGAGATTGCTAAACC TTATGCAATGGAATTGCTCAAATTTCGTGAGGCTGGAGTTGAAGTTATCTTGAAG GATTTCAGAAACAGGTGGGACCGGCAAACCCGTGCATTCTACAACTTATTTAGGCAGGCTGACAGAGTTGAAAAGCTTGCAGAAACTATCCAACGATTG GAGCAAGGTGATCTGAAGCTTCGGGTTCGAACATTAGAGTCTGAAAGGGCATTCCAACGTGTTGCAGCTGTTCAGAAGACAGTGGGAAGT GCTGTAGCTGCTGGAAGCTTGGTAAACCTTGCAACAATTTTGTATCTCAATTCCATTCGA GTACCAGCCATTCTAGCATATGTCAGTTGTGCATTCTTCGGTTTCCAAGTCCTCTTTGGAATCATAAAGGTCAAGAAATTAGACCAACGGGAAAAGTTGATAACAGGAACTGCATAA